From Arcticibacter tournemirensis, one genomic window encodes:
- a CDS encoding SusC/RagA family TonB-linked outer membrane protein: protein MQSKLYKHIFTAVLFFLPFVAWCQQNAYPRFLRGRVVSKDGQRPVEGAAIILTNEGKGTSSSPSGQFIIRITSPGEIMQVTCIGYKPAKFRVDTISPDKEFRVALQPVSVEIAEVKVVATGYQTIPRERATGSFTQVDSGLLNQQTGTNILNRLASVAAGVSFDTKASGNAQRKLSFNIRGLSSINGPQDPLIVLDNFPYEGDINNINPNDVESITLLKDAAAASIWGARAGNGVVVIRTKKAKLNQKTALSFHSALISSGKPDLFSLPVMAPADYIDVEEMLFGKGYYNNIIDFQPYSALSPAVQVFLNRKNNLISGADSAAQISALKQTDSRDDYLRYFYQRPLTMQYSLGISGGTARNAYSFSGSYDRNTGETYGTYNKANFRLSNLYNPVKGLNIDLGIYYTRSESHSGRPSYNSIKVGTRSVPYLDFADSEGNALAVETEFSKAYTDRVSQGKLADWSYYPLEDYKNSASENSLHDLTAGLGLRYKLFPWLEAEIRYQYERQTSADETIQDAESYAARNIVNTFSQIDPVTGNVKYIVPQGGILSTTQSILQSHNTRALINVDKRWGPHALTGIAGGEVRSAETSGQSAFNYGYQSNPLLVAYTDFVNSYPSLITGSNQKVPGGGSVTGTLNRFVSVFSNMAYTFRSRYILSLSARRDASNLFGLTTNDKWKPLWSAGLGWDISQESFYHLPLLPYLKFRATYGYQGNADLARSASTIITYAPNNTYTNFPQAMVKQLNNPELRWEKIGQFNIGADFSFSGNVISGSIDYYRKQGKDLYGPEAYDYTTWGLTNVITRNVASMSGRGVDITLASKNIDRLFKWSTQLFAGYNKSKTTRYYGGEGYSGGIVGNGNAITPLEGMPLYAIASFRWAGLDGSGNPQGYLEGQLSTEYDKIIADLNSKGARSTSIVYHGPAIPVTTGSVINSFQYADFTLSVNLSWKSGYYFRKPSFSYDQFFSQGIGHPDFASRWQKPGDEAFTDIPSMTYPANSNRDQLYLYSEATVRKGDHVRLQYINCSYSLRGGILRRLSLKAFQLYGNAANLGILWRENKDGLDPDYPATLAPLKTFTLGLKATF from the coding sequence ATGCAATCAAAACTTTACAAACACATCTTTACCGCTGTATTATTTTTCCTGCCCTTTGTGGCCTGGTGCCAGCAAAACGCCTATCCCCGGTTTCTGCGGGGGAGGGTAGTTTCAAAAGACGGGCAGCGGCCTGTAGAAGGCGCGGCGATCATTCTTACAAACGAGGGCAAAGGTACCAGCAGCAGCCCCTCCGGGCAGTTTATTATCCGCATCACTAGTCCCGGGGAAATAATGCAGGTGACTTGTATCGGATATAAGCCTGCAAAGTTCAGGGTAGATACGATCAGCCCCGACAAAGAGTTCCGGGTAGCGCTGCAGCCCGTTTCTGTTGAAATAGCCGAAGTGAAAGTAGTAGCAACCGGCTATCAGACCATCCCACGCGAGCGGGCAACCGGATCGTTTACGCAGGTGGACAGCGGCCTGCTGAACCAGCAAACCGGCACAAATATTCTGAACCGGCTGGCCTCTGTGGCAGCAGGCGTATCTTTTGATACCAAGGCCAGCGGCAACGCCCAGCGTAAGCTCAGTTTCAACATCCGCGGACTAAGCAGCATAAACGGACCTCAGGACCCCTTAATTGTTCTGGATAACTTTCCCTACGAGGGGGATATCAATAACATCAACCCCAACGACGTCGAAAGCATCACCCTGTTGAAAGATGCGGCGGCGGCTTCTATCTGGGGGGCCAGGGCGGGAAACGGCGTGGTTGTGATCCGGACAAAGAAAGCAAAGCTGAACCAGAAAACAGCCTTGTCGTTTCATTCAGCACTGATAAGCTCCGGAAAGCCCGATCTGTTCTCCCTGCCTGTAATGGCACCGGCCGACTACATCGATGTGGAAGAAATGCTTTTTGGTAAAGGGTATTACAATAATATCATCGATTTTCAGCCCTATAGCGCTCTGAGCCCTGCCGTCCAGGTATTCCTCAACAGAAAGAACAACCTGATTTCGGGTGCCGACTCGGCTGCGCAGATCTCGGCATTAAAACAGACCGACAGCCGCGATGATTACCTGCGCTATTTCTATCAGCGGCCGCTCACCATGCAGTATTCATTAGGGATTTCGGGAGGGACAGCCAGGAACGCTTATTCCTTTTCCGGATCCTATGACCGGAATACGGGTGAGACCTACGGTACGTACAACAAGGCCAATTTCAGGTTAAGCAATCTGTACAACCCGGTAAAAGGGCTGAATATAGACCTGGGCATTTACTATACCCGAAGTGAAAGCCACAGCGGCCGGCCCTCCTATAACAGCATTAAAGTGGGAACCCGAAGTGTACCATATCTCGACTTTGCCGACAGTGAGGGGAATGCACTCGCTGTAGAAACCGAATTTAGTAAAGCCTATACCGACAGGGTTAGCCAGGGTAAGCTGGCCGACTGGTCATATTATCCATTGGAGGATTACAAGAATTCCGCATCGGAAAACTCCCTTCACGATCTCACAGCCGGTCTGGGGCTGAGGTATAAACTGTTCCCCTGGCTGGAGGCAGAGATCAGGTACCAGTACGAGCGGCAGACTTCGGCTGACGAAACCATTCAGGACGCGGAAAGCTATGCGGCGAGAAACATCGTCAACACCTTCAGCCAGATCGATCCGGTCACCGGAAATGTGAAATATATCGTTCCCCAGGGCGGGATCCTGAGTACAACCCAAAGTATCCTTCAGTCGCATAATACCAGGGCCCTGATAAATGTCGACAAACGCTGGGGGCCGCATGCTCTTACTGGCATTGCAGGCGGCGAGGTCCGCTCGGCCGAAACCAGCGGGCAATCCGCTTTCAATTATGGCTATCAGTCCAACCCGCTGCTGGTGGCCTATACCGATTTCGTCAACTCGTATCCATCGCTGATCACTGGCAGCAACCAGAAAGTACCCGGTGGTGGCTCAGTGACAGGCACGCTCAACCGCTTCGTTTCCGTTTTCTCCAATATGGCCTATACCTTCCGCTCGCGGTATATTCTGTCGCTGAGCGCCAGGAGGGACGCCTCCAACTTGTTTGGGTTAACAACCAACGATAAATGGAAACCGCTCTGGTCGGCAGGCCTGGGCTGGGATATTTCGCAGGAGTCGTTTTACCACCTGCCTCTTTTGCCCTATCTGAAATTCAGGGCTACCTATGGGTACCAGGGCAATGCCGACCTGGCACGCTCGGCCAGCACCATCATTACCTATGCACCCAATAATACCTATACTAATTTCCCCCAGGCCATGGTCAAGCAACTGAACAATCCGGAGCTGCGCTGGGAGAAAATAGGGCAGTTTAACATCGGGGCCGATTTCTCCTTCTCCGGGAACGTTATTTCCGGCAGCATTGATTACTACCGGAAACAGGGGAAAGACCTGTATGGCCCCGAAGCCTACGATTATACCACCTGGGGGCTCACCAATGTGATCACCCGGAATGTTGCCTCCATGAGCGGGCGCGGTGTGGATATTACCCTGGCAAGCAAAAATATCGACAGGCTTTTCAAATGGAGCACGCAGCTGTTTGCCGGTTACAATAAGAGCAAGACCACCCGCTACTACGGCGGCGAAGGATACTCGGGCGGCATTGTAGGGAATGGCAATGCCATTACCCCGCTGGAAGGTATGCCGCTCTATGCCATCGCCAGTTTCCGCTGGGCAGGCCTGGACGGCTCGGGCAATCCGCAAGGCTACCTGGAGGGGCAGCTCAGCACGGAATACGATAAGATCATTGCCGATCTGAACAGTAAAGGCGCCCGGAGCACCTCCATCGTTTATCATGGTCCGGCCATCCCGGTCACTACCGGTTCTGTTATCAACTCCTTTCAGTATGCCGATTTTACCCTTTCAGTGAACCTGTCGTGGAAATCAGGCTACTATTTCAGAAAACCATCCTTTAGCTACGACCAGTTCTTTAGCCAGGGAATAGGACACCCCGATTTTGCATCCAGGTGGCAGAAGCCCGGCGACGAGGCTTTTACAGATATTCCATCCATGACCTATCCGGCCAATTCAAACCGCGATCAGCTTTACCTCTACTCGGAAGCCACGGTCAGGAAAGGCGATCATGTGCGCCTGCAGTATATCAATTGCAGCTATTCACTCAGGGGCGGCATACTCAGGCGGCTCTCGCTGAAGGCATTTCAGCTTTACGGAAACGCGGCCAACCTGGGTATCCTCTGGCGTGAAAATAAAGATGGGCTCGATCCGGATTACCCGGCAACTCTTGCCCCGCTGAAGACATTCACACTCGGATTAAAGGCCACTTTTTAA
- a CDS encoding RagB/SusD family nutrient uptake outer membrane protein, which yields MKRIVFFLVLALSAISCKKYLEAKPDSSVTTPQTIGDLQALLDRSDYMNQKSPAFDEASADDYFLPQTGYNAVGENGRKAYVWQLDEYEWVNDWANAYVVVYNANVCLEEIEKIERTKKNAAEWDNVKGSALFFRAWTFLKLAWMYSKAYDPETAAQDEGIILRLGTDFNVPSVRASTGQTYEQIIRDLEAAVPLLPGLSTHVLRPSRAAAFALLARTYLSMRRYEQAYDYADQCLKIKNDLMDYNGISATASSPFQSFNKEVIFHADITSYTFTNISPSNARADTLLYRSYDNDDLRKQVFFTTTGGYQQFKGSYVSRTLASRPLFTGIATDEMMLVRAECRARAGDKENALADLNTLMKNRWKNTVVYRDITAENAEGALSIILKERRKELLFRGLRWMDIKRLNKEGRGIELKRNVNGQEYRLAPNSNRFALPLPADVVRITGVAQNPA from the coding sequence ATGAAAAGAATCGTATTTTTCCTTGTACTCGCCCTGAGTGCGATATCCTGCAAAAAGTACCTGGAGGCCAAGCCCGATAGCTCGGTAACCACACCACAAACGATCGGAGACCTTCAGGCTCTGCTCGACCGCTCGGATTATATGAACCAGAAGAGCCCTGCCTTTGATGAAGCCTCGGCAGATGATTACTTCCTGCCGCAAACCGGTTATAATGCGGTAGGAGAGAACGGCCGGAAAGCCTATGTATGGCAACTCGACGAATACGAATGGGTGAACGACTGGGCCAATGCATACGTAGTGGTGTATAATGCCAATGTATGCCTGGAAGAGATTGAAAAGATAGAGCGGACCAAAAAAAATGCTGCCGAATGGGATAATGTAAAAGGATCGGCGCTGTTCTTCCGCGCATGGACTTTTCTGAAACTCGCATGGATGTACAGCAAAGCCTACGACCCGGAAACAGCAGCGCAGGACGAAGGGATTATCTTACGCCTGGGCACCGATTTCAATGTTCCCTCTGTCAGGGCGAGCACCGGGCAAACGTATGAGCAGATCATCCGCGACCTGGAAGCAGCCGTTCCATTGCTGCCCGGCCTTTCAACGCACGTGCTGCGCCCGTCGCGGGCTGCGGCCTTTGCTCTTCTTGCCCGGACCTACCTCTCCATGCGCCGGTATGAACAGGCTTATGACTATGCCGACCAGTGTCTGAAGATAAAAAACGACCTGATGGATTATAATGGCATTTCAGCCACGGCCTCTTCGCCCTTTCAAAGTTTTAACAAAGAGGTGATATTTCACGCCGACATCACCAGCTATACCTTCACCAACATTTCGCCCAGTAATGCCAGGGCAGATACGCTGCTCTACAGGTCGTATGATAACGATGACCTGAGAAAGCAGGTGTTCTTCACCACTACGGGGGGATACCAGCAGTTTAAGGGCTCATACGTGAGCCGTACCCTTGCCAGCAGGCCCTTATTTACCGGAATAGCCACCGACGAAATGATGCTGGTGCGGGCGGAGTGCCGGGCACGTGCCGGGGATAAGGAAAATGCACTGGCCGATTTGAACACCCTGATGAAAAACAGGTGGAAAAATACCGTTGTCTACCGGGACATCACCGCAGAAAACGCCGAAGGCGCGCTCTCCATAATCCTGAAAGAAAGAAGGAAGGAATTGCTGTTCAGAGGGCTGCGGTGGATGGATATTAAAAGGCTCAATAAAGAGGGGCGGGGGATTGAGTTGAAAAGAAACGTGAACGGGCAGGAATACCGCCTTGCGCCCAACAGCAACCGGTTTGCCCTTCCTTTGCCTGCCGATGTGGTAAGGATTACAGGCGTGGCGCAAAACCCGGCTTAA
- a CDS encoding GntR family transcriptional regulator, translated as MPDKWKALWETPLDRTHSLVEQIVTRCLEAMNNGHLQLGEKVPPLRKLSKKLGVSLGTVKDAYLKLQFDGYLVTRAHLGTYVARIQGGSSPQPEWTDLVPFSFQDDQPAYSTGCETGHISFLKIGADSPGPEQLNFKEYLNIMQALFDPPKKHSVRAAETEKDAEEVLDELLGALLKKRGIETRPGQRLLLPPGIALPLMASTLLSPGDCVVVASLLDIPARDAFLGIPACLKPAGYDREGILTSKVEQICQEQNVKAVFVRPPAAFPQNVTMSEKRRDELVDLSLRYKFVLIAQDDACEFWFSRPYIPVGGKRHQGRVIHISRLSCLVWAIDGYEVITGANPFIKRMNEKAKALGLSINMRKALALIRFLNLYGNETRAGKFIRFYSARLRTIQCLFEEQLSTKACIVLPLAGLSLWIGFKRAVRVDLLLPLIKESGFIDYNNGQSIIVDGSVTALHAGFACHDETCWARLFGGLAKLL; from the coding sequence ATGCCAGATAAATGGAAAGCACTTTGGGAGACTCCGCTAGACCGAACCCACTCCCTTGTTGAACAAATTGTAACAAGATGCCTGGAGGCAATGAACAACGGGCATTTGCAACTTGGAGAAAAAGTACCGCCCCTCCGGAAATTAAGTAAAAAGCTGGGCGTATCGCTTGGAACGGTAAAGGATGCTTATTTGAAGCTTCAGTTTGACGGGTATTTGGTGACCCGGGCGCATTTAGGCACTTATGTGGCCCGTATCCAGGGCGGCAGCTCGCCCCAGCCTGAGTGGACCGATTTGGTACCGTTTTCATTTCAGGATGATCAGCCTGCCTATAGCACGGGGTGTGAAACCGGGCACATTAGTTTTCTGAAGATAGGGGCTGATTCCCCTGGGCCCGAACAGCTCAACTTTAAGGAATATCTTAACATTATGCAAGCCTTGTTTGATCCTCCAAAGAAACACTCCGTGAGAGCAGCGGAAACTGAAAAAGATGCGGAGGAGGTGCTTGACGAACTCCTCGGAGCGCTTTTGAAAAAGAGGGGCATTGAGACCCGTCCTGGCCAGCGGTTGTTACTTCCCCCGGGAATAGCGCTACCGCTGATGGCAAGTACATTGCTATCGCCGGGGGACTGTGTAGTGGTGGCTTCCTTGCTCGACATTCCGGCACGGGATGCTTTTCTCGGTATTCCCGCCTGTCTGAAACCTGCAGGTTACGACCGGGAAGGAATCCTTACCAGCAAGGTTGAGCAAATCTGCCAGGAGCAGAACGTTAAAGCTGTCTTTGTACGGCCTCCGGCGGCCTTTCCACAAAATGTAACGATGTCGGAGAAAAGGCGGGACGAACTGGTCGACCTGTCACTCCGGTATAAATTTGTACTCATCGCTCAGGACGATGCCTGCGAGTTCTGGTTCAGCCGCCCATACATTCCCGTCGGAGGGAAACGCCATCAGGGAAGAGTGATTCATATCAGCAGATTGAGCTGCCTGGTGTGGGCTATAGATGGCTACGAAGTGATAACGGGAGCGAATCCGTTTATCAAACGGATGAATGAGAAGGCAAAGGCGCTTGGCTTATCTATAAACATGCGGAAGGCGTTGGCACTGATCCGCTTTCTGAACTTGTATGGAAACGAAACCCGTGCCGGGAAATTTATAAGATTTTACTCGGCCCGGTTACGGACCATACAATGCTTGTTTGAAGAACAATTATCGACTAAAGCGTGCATCGTATTACCGCTGGCCGGTCTTTCCTTGTGGATTGGCTTCAAAAGAGCCGTACGGGTTGATTTGTTACTGCCGCTTATCAAAGAAAGCGGTTTCATCGACTATAACAACGGACAGTCAATAATAGTGGACGGTTCGGTAACAGCCTTGCATGCCGGATTTGCCTGTCACGATGAAACCTGCTGGGCGCGCCTCTTCGGAGGGCTTGCTAAACTGCTTTAA
- a CDS encoding helix-turn-helix domain-containing protein: MREIVRLTKNVFNLVEILGDIRAIMQEMNQCQKEMQSDFQALIKSDEKETYLTAKQVAILLSVDVKTVRNWKLSGELEPDTIRGRKLYARSKVLKYGHTRFGR, translated from the coding sequence ATGCGTGAAATTGTCCGTTTAACTAAAAACGTTTTCAATTTAGTAGAAATCCTTGGCGACATCCGTGCTATTATGCAGGAGATGAATCAATGTCAAAAGGAAATGCAGTCCGATTTCCAGGCCCTTATCAAATCAGATGAAAAGGAAACCTACCTTACAGCGAAGCAAGTTGCTATTCTACTTTCGGTAGATGTAAAAACAGTGAGAAACTGGAAATTGAGCGGCGAACTGGAACCCGATACCATAAGAGGAAGGAAGCTATATGCCAGGTCGAAAGTGTTGAAGTACGGGCATACTCGTTTCGGGCGCTAA
- a CDS encoding DUF6266 family protein gives MAELKPGVIGTISGKIDNVVASSWRAIKYLRGLAKTSKKDPSQLQIIQRAAFALTYNFLAQLEDEVNLGFGNMDTSRATAFNLAMGENVKAVGGTYPDLVLNFPSVVLSKGRLIRSKNAKLVSTAPAIINVTWADLKKVKSQSLSDKVTLVAYDPADDLAVSSSGEAVRGDYKFEFEVPESFSGHDVHVYLFFTRQDDKKNSLSDYCGTVTVF, from the coding sequence ATGGCAGAATTAAAGCCCGGTGTCATAGGCACCATATCAGGAAAGATCGACAATGTAGTAGCCAGCAGCTGGCGTGCGATCAAATATCTCAGGGGGCTGGCTAAAACCAGCAAGAAGGATCCTTCGCAGTTGCAGATCATCCAGCGCGCAGCATTTGCACTCACGTACAACTTCCTGGCGCAACTGGAAGACGAGGTGAACCTTGGGTTCGGCAACATGGACACCAGTCGTGCAACAGCATTCAACCTGGCCATGGGCGAGAACGTGAAAGCCGTGGGCGGCACGTATCCGGATCTTGTGCTCAATTTCCCGTCGGTGGTGTTGAGCAAGGGGCGGCTCATCCGTTCTAAAAATGCTAAACTGGTGAGTACGGCTCCCGCAATCATCAACGTTACCTGGGCCGACCTGAAGAAGGTAAAGTCGCAGAGCCTTTCTGATAAAGTTACGTTGGTTGCTTACGACCCCGCAGATGATCTGGCAGTTTCAAGCTCCGGCGAAGCAGTGAGGGGTGATTACAAATTCGAGTTCGAAGTCCCCGAGTCCTTTAGCGGACACGATGTTCACGTGTATCTCTTCTTTACCCGTCAGGACGATAAGAAGAATTCCCTCAGTGATTATTGCGGCACTGTAACGGTGTTTTAA